In Natronomonas halophila, one DNA window encodes the following:
- a CDS encoding ribonuclease J has translation MEIEIATIGGYEEVGRQMTAVRAGDDVVVFDMGLNLSKVLIHDNVETERMHSLDLIDMGAIPDDRVMSELEGDVQAIVPTHGHLDHIGAISKLAHRYDAPIVATPFTIELVKQQIEGEEKFGVQNDLVKMDPGGTMSIGDDCELEFVNVTHSIIDAINPVLHTPEGAVVYGLDKRMDHNPVLGDPIDMDRFREIGREGVLAYIEDCTNAGKKGKTPSESVAREQLKDVMYSVQDYEGGIVATTFSSHIARVKSLVEFADDIGRQPVLLGRSMEKYSGTAERLDFVDFPDDLGMYGHRKSVDRTFKRIMEEGKENYLPIVTGHQGEPRAMLTRMARGETPYELDKGDKVIFSARVIPEPTNEGQRYQAEKLLGMQGARIYDDIHVSGHLNTEGHYEMLQALNPENVIPAHQSMEGFAPYVDLARNEGYQLGRDLHVTENGNIIQLTE, from the coding sequence ATGGAAATCGAAATCGCAACCATTGGCGGATACGAGGAAGTCGGCCGGCAGATGACTGCCGTCCGCGCCGGCGACGACGTCGTCGTCTTCGACATGGGGCTGAACCTGTCGAAGGTCCTCATTCACGACAACGTAGAGACCGAACGAATGCACAGTCTGGACCTCATCGACATGGGGGCCATTCCGGACGACCGCGTCATGTCCGAACTCGAAGGTGACGTGCAGGCCATCGTGCCCACGCACGGCCACCTCGACCACATCGGCGCCATCTCGAAACTTGCACACCGCTACGATGCCCCCATCGTCGCGACGCCCTTTACCATCGAACTCGTCAAACAGCAGATCGAGGGCGAAGAGAAATTCGGCGTCCAGAACGACCTCGTGAAGATGGACCCCGGCGGCACGATGTCCATCGGTGACGACTGCGAACTCGAGTTCGTCAACGTCACCCACTCCATCATCGACGCCATCAACCCGGTCCTCCACACGCCCGAGGGCGCCGTCGTCTACGGCCTCGACAAGCGGATGGACCACAACCCGGTGCTGGGCGACCCCATCGACATGGACCGGTTCCGCGAAATCGGTCGCGAGGGCGTGCTCGCCTACATCGAGGACTGTACCAACGCCGGCAAGAAGGGCAAGACGCCCTCCGAGTCCGTCGCCCGCGAACAACTGAAAGACGTGATGTACTCGGTGCAGGATTACGAGGGTGGCATCGTCGCCACCACGTTCTCCAGCCACATCGCGCGTGTCAAGAGCCTCGTCGAGTTCGCCGACGATATCGGCCGCCAGCCCGTTCTGCTGGGCCGCTCGATGGAGAAGTACAGTGGTACTGCCGAACGACTGGACTTCGTCGACTTCCCCGATGACCTCGGGATGTACGGCCACCGCAAGTCGGTCGACCGCACCTTCAAGCGGATTATGGAAGAGGGCAAGGAGAACTACCTCCCCATCGTCACCGGCCACCAGGGCGAACCCCGCGCGATGCTGACCCGGATGGCCCGCGGCGAGACGCCCTACGAACTGGACAAGGGCGACAAGGTCATCTTCAGTGCCCGTGTCATCCCCGAACCGACCAACGAGGGCCAGCGCTACCAGGCCGAGAAGCTTCTGGGTATGCAGGGCGCCCGCATCTACGACGACATCCACGTCTCCGGCCACCTGAACACGGAAGGCCACTACGAGATGCTGCAGGCCCTCAACCCCGAGAACGTCATCCCGGCCCACCAGTCGATGGAAGGCTTCGCGCCGTACGTCGACCTCGCGCGGAACGAGGGCTACCAGCTCGGTCGTGACC
- a CDS encoding aspartate aminotransferase family protein, which produces MDRETVAPQVDEIPGPKAKERVEYHGSFAAPSTYVYEFVWDSTAPATGPFCTDADGNVLMDFTGHVAAAPLGYNNPDLLERMEEFDVVDPLKIAGQDFYTTAGDPGNIDYPGPAELMDRLTDVSPDYMDTVFLSNSGAEAVENALKICYDDTAGKYGITFEGAFHGRTLGTLSLNRSKEVYRRKFPELGSIHDVPFCRDNGCSPATCECGFFAGDTSQLRRMLHPKTGHVNADEVAYLIMEPIQGEGGYHVPSDAFLEEVADICEQHDILLIADEIQSGIGRTGEFWASDDFAIEPDVICAAKGARVGATIASEDVFPSEKSRLSSTWGAGDIIDSLQGALTIDVIREENLMDNAVERGQQAKDELADADLPNAIDVRGKGLMLAVEFDTKERRDDVQEAAMKRGLLTLVCGHKTLRLLPPLDVREREISMGVRLLSEAVEAAA; this is translated from the coding sequence ATGGACCGCGAGACGGTAGCGCCGCAGGTCGACGAAATTCCCGGACCGAAGGCCAAAGAGCGGGTCGAGTACCACGGCTCCTTCGCCGCGCCGAGCACGTACGTCTACGAGTTCGTCTGGGACAGCACCGCCCCGGCGACCGGGCCGTTCTGTACCGACGCCGACGGCAACGTCCTGATGGACTTCACGGGCCACGTCGCCGCCGCGCCGCTGGGCTACAACAACCCCGACCTGCTGGAGCGAATGGAGGAGTTCGACGTCGTCGACCCGCTCAAAATCGCCGGTCAGGACTTCTATACGACCGCCGGCGACCCGGGCAACATCGACTACCCCGGGCCGGCCGAGTTGATGGACCGGCTGACCGACGTCTCGCCCGATTACATGGATACGGTCTTTCTCTCGAACTCCGGGGCCGAAGCCGTCGAGAACGCGCTGAAAATCTGCTATGACGACACGGCCGGCAAATACGGCATCACCTTCGAGGGCGCCTTCCACGGCCGGACGCTTGGCACCCTCTCGTTAAACCGCTCGAAGGAGGTCTACCGCCGGAAGTTCCCCGAGTTGGGCAGCATCCACGACGTGCCGTTCTGCCGAGACAACGGCTGTTCGCCGGCCACCTGTGAGTGCGGGTTCTTCGCGGGCGATACCTCGCAACTCCGCCGGATGCTCCACCCCAAGACCGGCCACGTCAACGCCGACGAGGTCGCCTATCTCATCATGGAGCCGATTCAGGGCGAAGGCGGCTATCACGTCCCCAGCGACGCCTTTCTCGAGGAGGTCGCCGACATCTGCGAGCAACACGACATCCTGCTCATCGCCGACGAGATTCAGTCCGGTATCGGCCGGACGGGCGAGTTCTGGGCCTCCGACGACTTCGCCATCGAACCGGACGTCATCTGTGCCGCGAAGGGTGCCCGCGTCGGCGCGACCATCGCCAGCGAAGACGTCTTCCCCAGCGAGAAATCACGGCTGTCATCGACGTGGGGCGCCGGCGACATCATCGACTCGCTGCAGGGCGCGCTGACTATCGACGTCATCCGCGAGGAGAACCTTATGGACAACGCCGTCGAGCGCGGCCAGCAGGCGAAGGACGAACTGGCGGATGCGGACTTGCCGAACGCCATCGACGTCCGGGGCAAGGGCCTGATGCTCGCAGTCGAGTTCGACACCAAGGAGCGCCGCGACGACGTCCAGGAGGCGGCGATGAAACGCGGGCTGTTGACCCTCGTCTGTGGTCACAAAACGCTCCGGTTGCTCCCGCCGCTGGACGTCCGCGAGCGCGAGATATCGATGGGCGTTCGATTGCTCTCGGAAGCCGTCGAGGCGGCCGCATAA